In a single window of the Vicia villosa cultivar HV-30 ecotype Madison, WI unplaced genomic scaffold, Vvil1.0 ctg.000048F_1_1, whole genome shotgun sequence genome:
- the LOC131623001 gene encoding cytochrome P450 82A1-like has product MDLDFSQNTFAIILFSTILLFIILFHHSKTKKTKQPPMVAGAWPIIGHLPLLSKSQPTHHFLGALADKYGPVFTIKLGAAKTLVINNWETAKECYTTNDIAVSYRPNLVALEHMTYNHAMFGFAPYGPYWREMRKIVTLNFLSNHRLDLLTHLRVSEVETSIKELFNLWTNEKNRNGYLLVEMKRWFHEVAFNVALRMFVGKRYFGENVRVEEEEADRCLKALRDYMRLISVFTVGDVVPWLRWFDFGGNEKSMKENFEKLDVVVSEWLDEHKKKRVDDKSKGNQDFMDVMLSTIGGTNFHGFDSDSVIKATTLALILGATDTTSVTHTWALCLLLNNPHTLEKVKEEIDLHIGKEKLCITESDINKLVYLQAVVKETLRLYPASPLSGIREFREDCNIGGYRVKKGTRLFTNLWKIQTDPSVWSDPLEFKPERFLTTHKDVDVKGHHFEFLPFGSGRRICPGLSFGLRTAFLTLANFIHAFEISKISSDPVDMAAVVETSNIKVTPLEVLIKPRLYLDYYETV; this is encoded by the exons ATGGATTTGGATTTCTCTCAAAACACATTTGCAATTATTCTCTTTTCAACAATCCTTCTCTTCATAATTCTCTTCCATCACTCCAAAACCAAGAAAACCAAACAACCTCCAATGGTTGCTGGTGCATGGCCAATAATCGGCCACCTTCCTCTCTTAAGCAAATCTCAACCAACTCATCATTTTCTAGGTGCCTTGGCAGACAAGTATGGTCCAGTTTTCACTATCAAACTCGGCGCCGCGAAAACTCTAGTAATCAACAATTGGGAAACTGCAAAAGAATGTTACACAACAAACGACATTGCTGTGTCCTATCGCCCAAACCTTGTTGCATTGGAACATATGACATATAATCATGCTATGTTCGGTTTTGCACCTTACGGTCCTTATTGGCGCGAAATGCGCAAGATTGTTACGCTGAATTTTCTCTCGAACCATCGGCTCGATCTATTAACTCATCTTCGTGTCTCTGAAGTCGAAACATCGATTAAAGAGCTTTTTAATTTATGGACAAATGAAAAAAACCGAAATGGATATTTGTTGGTGGAGATGAAGAGGTGGTTTCATGAAGTAGCTTTTAATGTTGCTCTTAGAATGTTTGTTGgaaagagatattttggagaGAATGTGAGAGTTGAAGAGGAAGAAGCGGataggtgtttgaaggctttgagGGATTATATGCGTTTGATTAGTGTGTTTACAGTTGGAGATGTTGTTCCTTGGTTGAGATGGTTTGATTTTGGTGGAAATGAAAAGAGTATGAAGGAGAATTTTGAGAAGTTGGATGTTGTGGTGAGTGAATGGTTGGATGAGCATAAGAAGAAGAGGGTTGATGATAAGAGTAAAGGTAATCAAGATTTTATGGATGTGATGCTTTCTACTATTGGTGGAACAAACTTTCATGGATTTGATTCAGATTCTGTCATCAAAGCCACAACACTG GCACTAATTTTGGGAGCAACGGACACAACTAGTGTTACACACACATGGGCATTGTGTTTACTGTTGAATAATCCACACACGTTAGAAAAGGTAAAAGAAGAAATTGATCTCCACATTGGCAAAGAAAAACTATGCATTACAGAGTCAGATATAAACAAGTTAGTGTACCTTCAAGCTGTTGTCAAAGAAACACTAAGGCTTTATCCAGCATCACCTCTTTCGGGAATTCGCGAATTCAGGGAAGATTGCAACATTGGTGGCTACCGTGTGAAGAAAGGAACCCGATTATTCACGAACTTGTGGAAGATCCAAACCGATCCTAGTGTTTGGTCGGATCCATTGGAGTTCAAGCCTGAGAGGTTTCTTACTACTCATAAAGATGTTGATGTTAAGGGTCATCATTTCGAGTTTTTACCATTTGGAAGTGGAAGAAGGATTTGTCCTGGACTATCGTTCGGCCTTCGAACGGCTTTTCTGACTCTTGCGAATTTTATTCACGCCTTTGAAATCTCGAAAATTTCTAGTGATCCTGTTGATATGGCTGCTGTTGTGGAAACGTCCAACATCAAAGTTACTCCTCTTGAAGTTCTCATCAAACCTCGTTTGTATCTTGATTATTATGAAACTGTGTAA